AGCATTACTAATCTAGTTACAACGTGTTGTCtgtgtttataatatttttgaagaaacttaaACGACACACAAACACTAAGAtagtaattctttttttttattgtcaagTTTACGTCTTAATTTGTTAAGCtccacatttatttacatttgcaattacaattttctgtttttttcaggtttaaatggatttaaatcTTTTCATGATGTTCAGTGGCTTCCTTGTCAGTTTGTGGATGAGAAAGTGCACGTGAATGAGGAGGGTCACATAGAGACCCAGTATATTTATAGAAAAGCGGCGATTCAGTTTGGTAATATTGGTGACAGCCCTTTATACCCCACTATAACCTTTCTTGTTACTGGTGAGTATAGTTTCTCGTATAAATTCTTTGTTCTTTAAATAATGAGATCTATAATTTGTAGTTATTTGTCTCTTGTGCAGCTTCTAAAGTAGACATGAGGCGTTATGTGGAGGGAGGTGTTGATGACAGATTAAACTGTGAGATCCGTAGATACAGCACAGCAGATAAAGGGCATGTAAAGCGGTGGCCTACTATGGGAGCACAAGAGTATGATGTCTGGTTCAGCTGTACTTTACGTCATAAAGGCGAGTTCATCATCACCACTTTCCTCAGACACACACCTTCTGATCCTGCCAAAGGAAAGGTGGACTATCTTCAATGGTTAACAGTTAATGATAAGGATCTTCTGACAACATCAGGTAAACATAATGTCTCCAAATTTGTTTATTAGCTACTGTATTTTACTCAAACATTAAAGGGGTGCTATCATactttttcaacattttaaCCCTAGTTacgtgtaatgttgctgttttaGCTTGAAAACGATCTGCAAATCAATTGGTCCTACAACATGCTTGTTGCATAGATTGTTTGTGACATCccaatgttgcttttttaataattctTGCCCAAAGAATATATGCAAAAAACTGTATTGTTATTGCCTTTTATTTCAtggctcgttggaatgcttgattctgattggccaatcGCAGCATTTGTAGGTTTCTTATTCCCAGATACTAAACTAATAACACATGGTAACCAGTATGTTTCAAATAATTTTggcaggtacagtttaatattacacaaaaattaaatttgaaaaattaaatagtgtcttttaataacatatatgacattatatttacaaatgataaaaccaaatagtcttaatgacattttgaacatcttgtcttatcttaaaaccgaaagtaaacagGGTTTCCTCACGGCAGGTCTGCATttgaaatgaacaaataaaatatgaacaaataaaatgaaacaaatgaacaaataaaatatttcaaatcaatatttaatgttgctaaccttacttatgaggtaaatggCTGTGGGATGATGTGCAGGCATCAGGTTGTTGTCGCGGAATAATCCCATTCAGCATGATACAActgatcacactgtcagggGTTATTTCTGCAATAGCAaccggctgcctgtacattatcctttACACCaagggtctccaacctttttgtgagcaagggctaccacaatagataaaacaatctggagggctacttttgatatagtctacttaaaccttttttcttttacttgtttgtttgttttatttgtttaaatgttaacatgcataaaagaagccaagctaatataaaaaatatgaaatacataatattaaaattgaggctattaatagaatgtgctttggcgtgCAACCTTGAGACCACAGGCACCATGTTAGAGACCAGTGCTTTacactttaaagcaacactatgtagtttccatgtaaaaatgacttacagctcccccatgtggttgaaaagcgcaagagtgcctggtatcagacactcttctgcaggcagggggaggggcggggctgtgtttcctaccctccaccgccacattcagagtgtgcttgtagcagctaggaggctgctcaggttgcagcaacagtacaatttgtccagttaaaagttgttctatcactgaaataattttagagacattatttaaatgtaaaaaaactacatagtgttgctttaaaataattggtGGTAATTAACACTAAAAGCTCATAGGGGAACTATTTTAATGCTATATAACACCTGTATAGCAGCTATATACAaggtgatatagcaccacttatggttctacagaacactatatggttctacacagacAGGTGCTACATAGTAGCATCTCTGCGCTCTGCCACCGAGCGACGGCTTGTGGTGCCAtctcaaaaagggaaaaacactAGCACGTACCTTCTCAGGAGCTGTTCCACAACTGTGGAATGATCTGCCGGTCGTGACACGATCTGCTGACACTGTAGCtgtctttaaaggaacagtatgtaggattgtggccaaaactggtattgcaatcacaaaacttgtggctaaaactggtactgcaatcacacaactggtggccaatacacaaaatgacaacataaacatcagttgagggctgcaactccactttttaaatgacaatatcctggccagaccactgttgtcagtgatataagtatttaaaatgaaaatgatttcttaatgtctagtgacatatcagggccattttatgattaatttgatataaatttcttacatactgttcattTAAGACTCGGCTAAAAACCCATCTTttccgccattacctcacttcCTAATAACAGACTTACTATCTTTCTTTAGTTATCTTTCTCTTTATCTCTTTCTCTATTTACCTTACtctttatctaaaaaaaaaaattactaacaaacccttggctatgtatattgtgttggacttgatgagactatttccagtgcacttatgtactgctgttcttgtgttgccataaattgcttctattgttttaCCTcacttgtaagtcgctttggacaaaagcgtctgctaaatgacaaaatgtaaatgtaaacccAAAAACAAAATCAAGGCTTCTTAAAAAGGGCATAATTGGACCCCTTTAACCTACTAGCTGGACCAGTTTAGGCCAGCCTGAATTTTCATGCTGGTCCAGGACGATTTATGCTGGTACCAGCATACCGTTACCAGCAATGCTGGTTTTCTCATCAGGGTTATCAGCATATGTGTCTTCCAGCTGCGATGGTTGTCCTGACACGGACCCCTTCTGTAGAAGTGGGGTTTCTGAAGGAGCCGACCCTACACTGTCAGTTTGCAGTGGATCACAAGAATCCCAATGTAACCGTGTATTGGAAACTTCAGAGAAGTCACGGGAAACGCAGCCAGCTGTTTAGCTACACCAGCCGTACAGGGACATCTGATGGTACGGGAGTGTCTGTCAAGGCCATTGGTGTTGGAAACGCCTCCTTTAAACTTTCACCCACAAGAAAACATTCAGAGGGCACTTACATCTGCTCCATTCTCGTCCCTCCTCTTAGTTGCAGCCATAATATACTTCTTCATCTAAGAGGTGAgatcaaatctttttttttcaatcaaataaaatatttgagtttaagtttaatgttaCTTGTATCTGTATTAACTCAACAGAACAACCCCGTGTGTCTTTGAATGTGGGCTCTACGTTGTCTCTGACACTTGGTGAGGGGCATAAGGTTGCGTGTGATGCAGAAGGATACTATCCAATGGATGTGAACATTGAATGGTTACGAGAACCAGTCAGCGACAGCCCCTCACCTGTGTTACTGAAAAATGTTTGGCACTCCAGTCATCGGTTTCATCACAATGGCACATACTCTCTCTCAGCCTTTCTTCAATTACGGCCTGGCCTGGGGGACTCAGGATATAAGTACACTTGCAAAGTATCCCATACGTCTTTGCTTGTACCCATTCGAAAAAGCTTCATGCTTACAGTCATAGGTAAATAACATGCATAAAAAATATTCTTGTATGTAACGCACACATCACACACGCAGATATATTCTagaaattaaatattaacaatgACCACTAGATGGCATGCATGATATATTGTCAGAAACAGCTTTCATGTGTAACACTTTCAATGCACTTTTTTTGACCACAGTACCTGACTTGACTATGTGGTATATCAAAGTCATTGGACTTAATGGTGTCATTTTAGGAATTGTTTTTAAGCTGCTGCGTCAATTAATTGCTTGTAAGTCATTTTTTCTTCATAACTTCTTGCACATCCCTCCATTTGCTTGTTTATTCTTCATATACAGCATTGTGCAAACTTTAATGCTCGTAacgttttttctcttttagctcgAAAAGCTCCCTTTAAGGTGAGAAATTACTATAaaaaataactgtaaatatgcTAAAGCATCATTTGTGCAAATGACCTCAACTGTACACGATTTAATGTGAATAAGATGAATGGGCTCTCTGTGATGTTT
This sequence is a window from Misgurnus anguillicaudatus chromosome 24, ASM2758022v2, whole genome shotgun sequence. Protein-coding genes within it:
- the LOC129438046 gene encoding tapasin-related protein isoform X3 codes for the protein MFSIMMWGFRILILLLLCSGLNGFKSFHDVQWLPCQFVDEKVHVNEEGHIETQYIYRKAAIQFGNIGDSPLYPTITFLVTASKVDMRRYVEGGVDDRLNCEIRRYSTADKGHVKRWPTMGAQEYDVWFSCTLRHKGEFIITTFLRHTPSDPAKGKVDYLQWLTVNDKDLLTTSAAMVVLTRTPSVEVGFLKEPTLHCQFAVDHKNPNVTVYWKLQRSHGKRSQLFSYTSRTGTSDGTGVSVKAIGVGNASFKLSPTRKHSEGTYICSILVPPLSCSHNILLHLREQPRVSLNVGSTLSLTLGEGHKVACDAEGYYPMDVNIEWLREPVSDSPSPVLLKNVWHSSHRFHHNGTYSLSAFLQLRPGLGDSGYKYTCKVSHTSLLVPIRKSFMLTVIVPDLTMWYIKVIGLNGVILGIVFKLLRQLIASRKAPFKFPDPLACVACV
- the LOC129438046 gene encoding tapasin-related protein isoform X1; amino-acid sequence: MFSIMMWGFRILILLLLCSGLNGFKSFHDVQWLPCQFVDEKVHVNEEGHIETQYIYRKAAIQFGNIGDSPLYPTITFLVTASKVDMRRYVEGGVDDRLNCEIRRYSTADKGHVKRWPTMGAQEYDVWFSCTLRHKGEFIITTFLRHTPSDPAKGKVDYLQWLTVNDKDLLTTSAAMVVLTRTPSVEVGFLKEPTLHCQFAVDHKNPNVTVYWKLQRSHGKRSQLFSYTSRTGTSDGTGVSVKAIGVGNASFKLSPTRKHSEGTYICSILVPPLSCSHNILLHLREQPRVSLNVGSTLSLTLGEGHKVACDAEGYYPMDVNIEWLREPVSDSPSPVLLKNVWHSSHRFHHNGTYSLSAFLQLRPGLGDSGYKYTCKVSHTSLLVPIRKSFMLTVIVPDLTMWYIKVIGLNGVILGIVFKLLRQLIASRKAPFKGTCLKISRATPWKPRAPPLLSHCLCYKIRCSSWENWEV
- the LOC129438046 gene encoding tapasin-related protein isoform X2, with translation MFSIMMWGFRILILLLLCSGLNGFKSFHDVQWLPCQFVDEKVHVNEEGHIETQYIYRKAAIQFGNIGDSPLYPTITFLVTASKVDMRRYVEGGVDDRLNCEIRRYSTADKGHVKRWPTMGAQEYDVWFSCTLRHKGEFIITTFLRHTPSDPAKGKVDYLQWLTVNDKDLLTTSAAMVVLTRTPSVEVGFLKEPTLHCQFAVDHKNPNVTVYWKLQRSHGKRSQLFSYTSRTGTSDGTGVSVKAIGVGNASFKLSPTRKHSEGTYICSILVPPLSCSHNILLHLREQPRVSLNVGSTLSLTLGEGHKVACDAEGYYPMDVNIEWLREPVSDSPSPVLLKNVWHSSHRFHHNGTYSLSAFLQLRPGLGDSGYKYTCKVSHTSLLVPIRKSFMLTVIVPDLTMWYIKVIGLNGVILGIVFKLLRQLIACKSFFLHNFLHIPPFACLFFIYSIVQTLMLVTFFLF
- the LOC129438046 gene encoding tapasin-related protein isoform X4, which produces MFSIMMWGFRILILLLLCSGLNGFKSFHDVQWLPCQFVDEKVHVNEEGHIETQYIYRKAAIQFGNIGDSPLYPTITFLVTASKVDMRRYVEGGVDDRLNCEIRRYSTADKGHVKRWPTMGAQEYDVWFSCTLRHKGEFIITTFLRHTPSDPAKGKVDYLQWLTVNDKDLLTTSAAMVVLTRTPSVEVGFLKEPTLHCQFAVDHKNPNVTVYWKLQRSHGKRSQLFSYTSRTGTSDGTGVSVKAIGVGNASFKLSPTRKHSEGTYICSILVPPLSCSHNILLHLREQPRVSLNVGSTLSLTLGEGHKVACDAEGYYPMDVNIEWLREPVSDSPSPVLLKNVWHSSHRFHHNGTYSLSAFLQLRPGLGDSGYKYTCKVSHTSLLVPIRKSFMLTVIARKAPFKGTCLKISRATPWKPRAPPLLSHCLCYKIRCSSWENWEV